Below is a window of Halarcobacter anaerophilus DNA.
GTTAGGATTTTTGACATAGGTCCTGCACTTATTAATCCTACATTCATAAAAGCACCGCTTAGAGTTATCAATAAAAAAGGAATAAAAGCCCAAGTAAATACTTTAACATGAATTTTAGAAAAAATTGCCTGTTGACTTTTGCCTTGATTATTAAAATTAAAAAGATAAATTAAAATTAACCCTGTAATTATTAAAACCATAGTTCCGACTGCTACAAAACCAAAAGAGAGCCTTCCTATAAGTTTTAAAGGTTGTCCGTAATGCAGTTCATTTAAAAAAGCAGCTAAATTTGAAGTGTTTTTATCTTCATTGTTTATTTTCTCTTTTGTATTTGGATTAAAAGCAATAGCTTGTACAAATCTATGGGAAATATTTACGGCAGGATCTCCCATTCTTCCCGGAAGATTAACTAAAATATTGTTTTTGGGGAAATTTGGATCTTTTAATACCTCTTCAATCATTGCATTATAATCAACATTCATAATATCTGTTTTTTGAATATGTCTTGAGGGTTTTTCCCAAGTTTGAATATAAGGTAGAAATATTGCAAAAATACCAAAAAAAACGGCAAGATACATTATAAGTGAAAAAGTAATACCTGCAGCCACATGAACTCTAAAAAGTCTTTGTTTAAATAGTTTTGATTTTTCCATAAACAAACCTTAATAAAGAGCATATAGTGCAAAACTAAAAACTAACGTGGGAATCAGAGTTTTTAACAAAGCGGAGAGTTTTGTATATGATAAAGCTATCCAAGTTGAGGCTAAAGCCCAGATAAAAGTATTAAACATAATTGAAATAACAGCTGTTTCTTCGATTGGCAAAGGGATTAAAAAAGCAACAAGAGTCATGCCTAAATATGAAATTAACAAACCGCCGAAAATGGCGGTTACTATTCTAAATAATCCTATTTTTCTTCCTTTTTTTTCAGGAGTTGATAAAGATTTATATATGTTTCCTATCATATTTTTACTTCTTAGAATTTATAGTTTAAAGATACGGTATAGTTTCTTTCATCACCATACCCACCTTGTCCGGGATAATATCTATACTCTTCATCAAATAGATTATTAATATTTAAAAGAACATCGATGTTTTTATCAATTTCATATCTTGCCATAGCATCAACTATAGTATAAGCTTCTTGTTGCAGTTTTTTATTAAGACCGTAACGAGTATATGTTGTATTAATTTCACTTTGCCAATTAACTCCTGCACCTATAGTTAATTTATTATATTTATAGCTAGTAAACAATTTAAATATATGTTTAGGTATCTCTCCTGAGGATAAGCGATCTCCTTTTTCATCTTCTGCATCAGTATATGTATATCCTCCGGAGATATTCCAATTTGGTAAAAGCTCACCGCTAATAGTTAAGTCCCAACCTTTTATTTCAGCACCGTCAACACTTTTATAAGCTTGATTACCGTCTGGAGTTAAATTTGTTCCGTCTACAACAGCTTTATTATCTTGTTTTGTTATGAAATATGCAATACCGGCATTTAATAAACCATCATAAAATTCTGATTTTAAACCAAACTCTACTGTATTTCCTTCTTCAGGATCAAGGAAGTTACCGCTTGTATCTTTATTTGTGGAAGTTGGATTAAAAATAGATGTATAACTTGCATAAGTAGAGAAGTTTTCATTTATATCGTAAATCAGTCCTAAATAAGGAATAACTTTCCCATTCTCTTTTTGTTTTTGTTCTGTGGGTTTTCCTTTGTTATTTATTCTTTCAAATTTAGTTATTCTACTTCCTAAAATAAGATGTAAAGGATCAGATAACTCTAAATTTAAAGCAATAAAAGCTCCAATCTCTTTTGTATCCACTTTTGTTCTTCCGTTTGAAGTGAAAGTCGGTTTAGGAATATTCCCGTCATACCCTTTTATTGCAGCAGTAAGATTTAAAGCTGAATTATAAGAAGGATCATCTGAATTAACACTATATCCATTTGCTCCAAAAGATAATTGATGTTCTTGTTTAAATGCTTTAAATTTGCCTTGGGCATATAGATCTATTGCGTGAACTTCAGGAGTATTTTTAGCTTTTAATGCCATCCCTTCTATATTTCCAGTATTAGTATTTAATATTGTTCTTGAAAGTCCTACCAGTCTATCTACTTTTGCTTTTGTATATGAGTAATTAGCAATTGCTTTCCAGTCATTATTGAAATAATGTTCTAAGCCTAAAATAAGATTTGTTTTTTCAGTATTACTGTACGTCCAATCAGCTGCCGGGTTTTTATCTCTTCCGAAAATTGTTTGTTTATTCCCATTTGTATCTATTGTAGCAACATGATGAACAGCCACATTATCTGCATCTACTTTTTGATAAGAGAAGGCAGTAGTTAAAAGTGTATTATCAGATAAATCGAAATCTAAAGCACCGTAAATTAAACTATTATCTTGATGATATCTATCTTGTTGATTATCCCCTTCACCGTAAGAAGATATAAATCTTCCTCTTATTGTATTATCTTCATTTAAACCACCTGAGATATCAATTTGACCTTTATAATTATCCCAGCTTCCGTAAGATAATTTTGCATTTCCCCTAAATTCAGAAGTAGGTTTCTTTCTTATATAGTTGATACTTGCACTAGGGTTTCCGCTGCCGTTAGTAAGTCCTGTTGAACCTCTTGTAATTTCAATTCGTTCATATATTGCAGAACTTTCTAATCCCATAAGTTGTTGTGTACCAAAAGATGCTACTGATGTAGGTGCACCGTCTCTTTGTACATTTGTAATTTCCATACCTCTTGCGAAGTATGTTGTATGTCCCGCGGTTTCTTGTCCTAATTGTCTCATTGAAATACCCGGAGTTTGAATCAAAACATCGTTTACATCTTGAAGGTTTTGATCTTCAATTTGTTTTTCAGTTATTACTGTTATAGATTGTGGTGTTTCTTTTAAAGATAAATCAAGTTTTGTAGCAGAACTTGTTTTTTTCACGGTATATGAAGTTTTGTCTGAATTTTCATTTCCGATAATTGTTACGCTATCAAGTTCTTTTGGACTTTTTTCTTCTTGTGCCATTAAAGATATGTTTGTTGATAAGGCGATTGAGAGTGCGATTGAGAGTTTGTTCTTTTTAAACTCTATATTCATTATTTGCTCCTAGTATGAATTAATGGAGCGAATAATATCATTATTGATACTTATTATCAATATTTCAAAGTCAATATAGGGAAAATTTTATATAAAAAAAGGAAATTAGCTATTTAGCTGTTTTTTGTAGTGGCTTGGAGTTATTCCAAAACGGTTTGAAAAAATCTTACTGAAATGTCCTGTATGTTTATATCCAACTTTTAAAGCAGCCTCTTTTACGCTGAAATCTTTTTTTAGAAGCTGCATTGCTGCTTTTAATCTCTGCTTTTGGAGCATCTCATGTATAGTTATTCCATAATATGCTTTGAAATCTTTTTTTAAATAACATTCATTTATAGCTGATTTATAAGCTATCTCTTTTATTGAAAGATTGTTTTGATACTCTTCTAAGATTAGCTGTTTTGCTCTTTTTAAAGATGCAATACGGTTTTTATCGTTAAAAACTAATTCTTTATTGTTTAAAATCCTTGCTGCTCTTTGAATAGTATAATGGATCAAATCATTCGTTTTGGATTCCAAAAAAATATTTTTTAACAAATCTTCATATGAAGTTTCATCTTTAAAATAGTTTAGTATTTCAAACTGCTGACCATCAATTTGTTTATTATAAAACAACTCATAACTTTTTTCTTTTGCTTTATTCATATATTCATCTATATTTTCTATTGAATGAGCAAGTTTTGAAAAAAGTTCTTCTTTCATTCCTATTGATAAGATGAAGTATTCTTTATCTTTTTTATGATATGTCTTTGCATAAAATTCATTTGATGAGAGACCAATAAGAAAATTGTTTTTTTTCATAAGAAATTTTTGATTATCTTTAAAAGTAAAAGGAAACTCTTCTCCTAGATTAAAAATAAATACAGCTCCTGAAACATTGCTTGATTCTTTCATTATAAAATCTTTTTTAGGAGTAAATTTCCTAGCAAAAAGAGCTATACCATTCCCCATATCATACCAAATAGAGAAACCTTTACCTATATTTTCTTTAATTGAAGTTATAAATATTTCTCTTGAAAAAGGGTTTTGTATCTTTTTTTTTATATTAAATAAATTTTCATAATTAATTTCTTGAATCTCATTCATAGAGGGATTTTACAAAGATTTTTATAAAAATACAAAAACGGTATAAAAAATTAGAGGTTGAAAAATTTTTCTAAACTGTTAAATAAAAAAGTTTTATCATTATTAAATCTGATAAAACTCTCTTGAATATGTGTTTTATAATTGTTTTTATTTATTCCTCGGAATTTTTTAAGCCGTTCATTTAAAAAAATATCAAAACTGTTTGAATCTTTTAAAAAGTTTGCAATAAAATATTTTTTTTCGTAGGTATTGTATAAAAGTTTTGCACTGCTTGCTCTTTTATGCTTTAATAAAGAAAATTTTAATTCATTGCTTATATATGGATAAATATTAGTTAAGTTTTTGTTCTCTTTTTCAAGTAAGAATATCCTGTTGTTATACTCTATATAATAAATTATTTTTTTGTTAAACTTTAAATAGTTTAGATTAATTGATTTTTTTTGTAAAAAAGAGTCTTTTTGAAGCAGGATACTATCTGTTATATTTTGTCGGGCAATTAAATAAGTACGTATTATTTTATAATAGTTATTTATAGTTTGTCTGCTTAAATCCACCCTTTCTGCCGTTTGGCTAGCCGTTAAATCCTCTGTAAAACACAAAAGAATATTTTTTAACTTTTGGGTATTGATTTTTGCATTTTTTATATGACTGTTTAAAAACTCTAATTTTGACATTTCTTATTTTATTAAAAAAAAATGTGTAAAAAATGTCCTCATTATAACTTTTAGAAAAATTATTTTTTTGCTTGTCATGAAGAGTTTTTTACTAAAGTTTTTATAAGTAACTTTCCGAAATAATTCCAATCAATTATGATAATTACTATCATTAAAATGGGAGAATATACAATGCAAAAAAGAAAATTATTAACTCTATCTATATGCACGGCTTTTGTTTTACAAATGCAGCTTATAGGTGATGAGCTTACTGAAGATTCAAGAAAAAAAGAGTCTTTGGGAAATGTTGAAATCGTTTCATCAAATGCCAGTGAAGATACAGATTCTTATACGATAGATTCTATGAATACATCTACAAAATTGGATTTATCTATAAGAAATACTCCTCAAGCAGTAAGTGTACTTACTACACAAAAGCTTAAAGATATGGGAGTTACCTCTTTTCAAGATATGTTAGAAAATGTAACGGGAGTTACTTTGAATAGATGGGATGAAAGGTTATATCCTACGGCAAGAGGTTTTAAAATAGATTATTATAAATTTGACGGAATGCCGACTTATTCTACAATTGCTCAAAATGATTTTGACTTGGCAATGTATGATAGAATCGAAGTTGTAAAAGGTGCAAACGGATTGACGACAGGAGCAGGTAATCCATCAATGAGTATTAATTTAGTAAGAAAAAGAGCCAATAGTAAAAAGTTTAAAGGAAATATTAGTTTATCGGGAGGATCATGGGATGCTTACAGTGCATCAACTGATATTTCAATGCCTTTAAATGAGAAAGGAAGTGTAAGAGCAAGAATTATTGCCAAACATGAAGA
It encodes the following:
- a CDS encoding TonB-dependent siderophore receptor yields the protein MNIEFKKNKLSIALSIALSTNISLMAQEEKSPKELDSVTIIGNENSDKTSYTVKKTSSATKLDLSLKETPQSITVITEKQIEDQNLQDVNDVLIQTPGISMRQLGQETAGHTTYFARGMEITNVQRDGAPTSVASFGTQQLMGLESSAIYERIEITRGSTGLTNGSGNPSASINYIRKKPTSEFRGNAKLSYGSWDNYKGQIDISGGLNEDNTIRGRFISSYGEGDNQQDRYHQDNSLIYGALDFDLSDNTLLTTAFSYQKVDADNVAVHHVATIDTNGNKQTIFGRDKNPAADWTYSNTEKTNLILGLEHYFNNDWKAIANYSYTKAKVDRLVGLSRTILNTNTGNIEGMALKAKNTPEVHAIDLYAQGKFKAFKQEHQLSFGANGYSVNSDDPSYNSALNLTAAIKGYDGNIPKPTFTSNGRTKVDTKEIGAFIALNLELSDPLHLILGSRITKFERINNKGKPTEQKQKENGKVIPYLGLIYDINENFSTYASYTSIFNPTSTNKDTSGNFLDPEEGNTVEFGLKSEFYDGLLNAGIAYFITKQDNKAVVDGTNLTPDGNQAYKSVDGAEIKGWDLTISGELLPNWNISGGYTYTDAEDEKGDRLSSGEIPKHIFKLFTSYKYNKLTIGAGVNWQSEINTTYTRYGLNKKLQQEAYTIVDAMARYEIDKNIDVLLNINNLFDEEYRYYPGQGGYGDERNYTVSLNYKF
- a CDS encoding helix-turn-helix domain-containing protein; translated protein: MNEIQEINYENLFNIKKKIQNPFSREIFITSIKENIGKGFSIWYDMGNGIALFARKFTPKKDFIMKESSNVSGAVFIFNLGEEFPFTFKDNQKFLMKKNNFLIGLSSNEFYAKTYHKKDKEYFILSIGMKEELFSKLAHSIENIDEYMNKAKEKSYELFYNKQIDGQQFEILNYFKDETSYEDLLKNIFLESKTNDLIHYTIQRAARILNNKELVFNDKNRIASLKRAKQLILEEYQNNLSIKEIAYKSAINECYLKKDFKAYYGITIHEMLQKQRLKAAMQLLKKDFSVKEAALKVGYKHTGHFSKIFSNRFGITPSHYKKQLNS